Proteins found in one Amycolatopsis umgeniensis genomic segment:
- a CDS encoding response regulator: protein MTVSLVVVDDQASVREALAVMLDIADGITVVATATNGEEAVAVVSRHTPDVVLMDLHMPVLNGVEATGRIKAAAPEVQVVVLTSLDDDESILAALEAGASGYLTKEADRAKIEQAVHTAAEGQVVLAPEVQRRLLTLASRRARAADEGDRFGFTSREKEILGLIGEGLRNPEIAARLVISEATVKTHINNLFAKAGFHSRAEAVRYALSAPAPAPYRFT from the coding sequence GTGACCGTCTCGCTCGTCGTCGTCGACGATCAGGCGTCCGTGAGAGAAGCCCTCGCGGTGATGCTCGACATCGCCGACGGCATCACCGTCGTCGCGACGGCCACCAACGGGGAGGAGGCCGTCGCCGTGGTCTCCCGGCACACGCCGGACGTCGTGCTGATGGACCTCCACATGCCGGTGCTGAACGGCGTCGAAGCGACCGGCCGCATCAAGGCCGCGGCGCCGGAGGTCCAGGTCGTGGTGCTGACCAGCCTGGACGACGACGAGTCGATCCTCGCCGCGCTCGAAGCCGGTGCGAGCGGCTACCTGACCAAGGAAGCCGACCGCGCCAAGATCGAGCAGGCCGTGCACACCGCCGCGGAAGGGCAGGTCGTGCTCGCCCCGGAGGTCCAGCGACGGCTGCTCACCCTCGCGTCACGCCGTGCTCGCGCGGCCGACGAGGGCGACCGGTTCGGGTTCACCTCGAGGGAGAAGGAGATCCTCGGGCTGATCGGCGAAGGCCTGCGCAATCCGGAGATCGCCGCGCGGCTGGTGATCAGCGAGGCCACCGTCAAGACCCACATCAACAATCTGTTCGCCAAGGCAGGCTTCCATTCCCGCGCCGAGGCCGTCCGGTACGCGCTGAGCGCCCCGGCTCCCGCGCCCTACCGGTTCACCTGA
- a CDS encoding SON protein, whose product MEHSFPPEGAQWPPPQGWVPQPAPAPPARKPRRWLLFGGIAGLVLVLLAGLTTWLLWPSKAGREPFEQALAALSSAPSVRHSTSAVGGMIKTDVKTTAFGETSGTMSFQGREIEILVVGGKVYFKAPDGLLPGSRADSSAAEDLKDRWITGEDALFGPVLQQFEAPEKLAARLREALEKAKAIPGDQNETVRDVPAIKASTPAGDLYVSKAAPHRLLRYSVSVPGGMPSVPKLPTMPDTESRPRMPSGGSLGESDVDALSPEETDAVYEDLMSNTKKLSNAVDTGVRFDMDGAATVACSASGCTVTANVSNSASANSGGKVTGQVNATMTANVTIGGRSAGSCQNTATLPLNGSGSISCVNGGAGGVFSSVEAEKKADAEAQSRAAGGVPIQYRIESIASVSVVAEAIGQVEITRLVDELSERRSKLGGK is encoded by the coding sequence GTGGAGCACTCATTCCCACCCGAAGGCGCGCAGTGGCCGCCGCCGCAGGGCTGGGTTCCCCAACCGGCCCCCGCGCCGCCCGCCAGGAAACCCCGGCGGTGGCTGCTGTTCGGCGGGATCGCCGGGCTCGTGCTGGTACTCCTCGCCGGACTGACGACGTGGCTGCTGTGGCCCTCGAAAGCGGGTCGCGAGCCCTTCGAACAGGCGCTCGCCGCGCTTTCCTCGGCGCCGTCTGTCCGGCACAGCACCTCCGCGGTCGGCGGGATGATCAAGACGGACGTCAAGACCACCGCGTTCGGCGAGACGTCCGGCACGATGTCCTTCCAGGGCCGGGAGATCGAGATCCTGGTCGTCGGCGGCAAGGTCTACTTCAAGGCGCCCGACGGCCTGCTGCCCGGGTCGCGTGCGGACTCGTCGGCGGCCGAGGATCTCAAGGACCGGTGGATCACCGGCGAGGACGCGTTGTTCGGCCCTGTCCTGCAACAGTTCGAGGCCCCGGAGAAGCTCGCCGCCCGCCTGCGCGAGGCGCTGGAGAAGGCGAAGGCGATTCCGGGCGACCAGAACGAGACCGTCCGCGACGTCCCGGCGATCAAGGCGAGCACGCCCGCCGGCGACCTGTACGTCTCGAAAGCGGCACCGCACCGGCTGCTCCGCTACTCCGTGAGCGTGCCGGGCGGGATGCCGTCCGTCCCGAAGCTCCCGACGATGCCCGACACGGAGTCACGGCCCCGGATGCCTTCGGGCGGGAGCCTCGGCGAGTCCGATGTGGACGCTTTGTCGCCGGAAGAGACCGACGCCGTCTACGAAGATCTCATGTCGAACACCAAGAAGCTGTCCAACGCCGTCGACACCGGCGTGCGGTTCGACATGGACGGCGCGGCCACGGTCGCCTGCAGCGCTTCGGGCTGCACGGTGACCGCGAACGTGTCCAACTCCGCCTCGGCGAACAGCGGCGGGAAGGTCACCGGCCAGGTCAACGCCACGATGACCGCGAACGTGACCATCGGCGGCCGCTCGGCGGGCAGCTGTCAGAACACCGCGACCCTGCCGCTGAACGGCTCGGGCTCGATCAGCTGTGTCAACGGCGGGGCGGGCGGGGTCTTCTCGTCCGTCGAAGCGGAGAAGAAGGCGGACGCGGAGGCGCAGTCGCGGGCCGCGGGCGGGGTGCCGATCCAGTACCGGATCGAGAGCATCGCGTCGGTTTCCGTGGTGGCCGAGGCGATCGGGCAGGTCGAGATCACCCGGCTCGTCGACGAACTCTCGGAGCGGCGGTCGAAGCTCGGCGGCAAGTGA